In the Bacillus sp. FJAT-42376 genome, CGTTTATTGTGACTTTGTATTAGATGATACAGAAAAAATTATTGAAGCGATTACCACAGAGCAAATTGAAGTAAGAAAATATCCGGTCATTGATGTAAAGATTGATGAATCCGCTTCCTTCAAATGCTTGAATGAGTGTACCATTCGCTCTGGAATCATTAAAACGTTTGTAATCGATGTTCATATAGATGATATCCACTTTGAAACATTCAGGGGTGATGGAATGATTATTTCAACCCCAACCGGAAGCACAGCTTACAGCAAATCGGTAAACGGAGCCGTGATCGATCCGCTTCTTCCCTGCTTTCAAGTAAGTGAGCTCGCCTCTTTGAATAATAATCGCTACCGGACACTCGGCTCCTCCTTTGTCTTAAGCGGCAGCCGCAGACTTCGGCTTGAGGTTGCCCAGGACGGCAATGATTATCCTGTCATTGGAATGGATAATGAAGCCCTGAGCATCCGAAACGTGAAAGAGATTGAGATCACCTTGAGTTCGTCCATTATCA is a window encoding:
- a CDS encoding NAD kinase — protein: MNNRRNVFFFYRNSELLEAKAQSLSKLAEKYGFTVVPRAEDASIIASIGGDGTFLQAVRKTNFRDDCLYVGISTKGSASVYCDFVLDDTEKIIEAITTEQIEVRKYPVIDVKIDESASFKCLNECTIRSGIIKTFVIDVHIDDIHFETFRGDGMIISTPTGSTAYSKSVNGAVIDPLLPCFQVSELASLNNNRYRTLGSSFVLSGSRRLRLEVAQDGNDYPVIGMDNEALSIRNVKEIEITLSSSIIKTVKLKDNSFWEKVKRSFL